A stretch of the Maridesulfovibrio zosterae DSM 11974 genome encodes the following:
- a CDS encoding STAS domain-containing protein, with amino-acid sequence MGLEVGEIKNDGVITFELKGRLDSNTSNDFEERLLSSIQGGEDKIILDFEGLEYISSAGLRVLLKAARELKGGEGKLLLCSLKDYIREVFDLSGFVSFLPIYATKDECIAVL; translated from the coding sequence ATGGGGCTGGAAGTAGGAGAAATTAAAAATGATGGTGTTATTACCTTTGAGCTGAAAGGACGTCTTGATTCTAATACATCAAATGATTTTGAAGAAAGACTGCTCAGTTCAATACAGGGGGGAGAAGATAAGATTATTCTTGATTTTGAAGGGCTTGAATATATTTCCAGTGCTGGACTGCGTGTATTGCTTAAGGCAGCGAGAGAATTGAAAGGCGGAGAAGGCAAACTCTTACTTTGTTCTCTAAAAGATTACATTCGTGAGGTTTTTGACCTTTCTGGATTTGTATCATTTTTACCTATCTATGCAACAAAAGATGAGTGTATAGCAGTCCTGTAG
- a CDS encoding ATP-binding protein, with protein MGNTPDPQIDSGTISSFSLESELSELKVLAEKIELFGEENGIPPKIVFELNLVLDELFTNLVSYGCHADMHSFNIELFLKDEVLYIEIEDDGRKFNPLEMAEPEIQCDCTERRIGGLGIHFMRKMMNKIEYFWENGKNKLKLTKNIR; from the coding sequence TTGGGTAATACACCGGATCCGCAGATAGATAGCGGTACTATTTCTTCATTCTCACTTGAGTCAGAACTCTCTGAGTTAAAGGTTCTTGCCGAAAAGATTGAACTTTTTGGTGAGGAAAATGGAATACCGCCCAAGATTGTTTTTGAACTGAATCTTGTGCTGGATGAGCTCTTCACTAATTTGGTCAGCTATGGATGTCATGCCGACATGCATAGTTTCAATATTGAGCTATTTTTAAAGGATGAAGTGCTCTATATTGAGATTGAGGATGATGGCCGTAAATTTAATCCATTAGAGATGGCTGAGCCTGAGATTCAGTGTGATTGTACTGAACGCAGAATTGGTGGGTTGGGAATTCATTTTATGCGTAAAATGATGAATAAAATTGAATATTTTTGGGAAAATGGAAAGAATAAATTGAAGTTGACCAAAAATATCAGATAG